A part of Bacillus thuringiensis genomic DNA contains:
- a CDS encoding GNAT family N-acetyltransferase, giving the protein MRVRNIQGEDYVKIHSVLNDWWGGRDMAAMLPKLFFVHFQETSFIIEEDGETLGFLCGFFSQTYKDEAYVHFIGVNPKYRRRGIASTLYSYFFDVARANNRKVVKAITSPTNKKSIQFHQEIGFRIEAGDDEVEGVSVHTNYDGNGGSRVLFLKNV; this is encoded by the coding sequence ATGCGAGTAAGAAACATCCAAGGGGAAGATTATGTAAAGATTCATTCTGTTTTAAATGATTGGTGGGGCGGAAGAGACATGGCTGCCATGTTGCCAAAACTGTTTTTCGTTCACTTTCAAGAAACGAGTTTTATCATTGAAGAAGATGGCGAAACGTTAGGTTTCTTATGTGGATTTTTTTCACAAACATATAAAGATGAAGCATACGTTCATTTTATCGGTGTAAATCCGAAGTATAGAAGAAGAGGAATCGCATCGACATTGTATTCTTATTTCTTTGATGTTGCTCGTGCAAATAATCGTAAAGTTGTAAAAGCAATTACGTCACCAACTAATAAAAAGTCGATACAGTTTCATCAAGAAATCGGTTTTCGAATTGAGGCTGGGGATGATGAGGTAGAGGGTGTATCGGTACATACTAATTATGACGGGAATGGCGGTAGTAGAGTTTTGTTTTTGAAAAATGTGTAA
- a CDS encoding DUF3980 domain-containing protein: MINRKCSRCKEITGTIHGGKKIKEEFLCEDCLQKGIANGEIELSQVEQEQTSYLSIKILKIMSVIYLIASIFMAFSTGPFIHNIGFDEMSISGPELGLISIVMLGSLFQSVLVFCGIWVFILLVETVIKIYEKMK, encoded by the coding sequence ATGATAAATCGAAAATGTTCAAGATGTAAAGAAATAACGGGTACAATACATGGGGGGAAAAAAATAAAGGAAGAATTTTTATGTGAAGATTGTCTGCAAAAAGGAATTGCGAACGGAGAAATCGAATTATCACAAGTGGAGCAAGAACAAACTTCTTATCTTTCTATAAAAATATTAAAAATAATGAGTGTGATTTATTTAATAGCATCTATTTTTATGGCTTTTTCAACCGGTCCATTTATACATAATATAGGATTTGATGAAATGTCCATTTCAGGTCCAGAATTAGGTCTAATAAGTATTGTTATGCTAGGTTCTTTATTCCAGTCTGTTCTTGTATTTTGCGGGATATGGGTATTCATCTTATTAGTAGAAACAGTCATTAAAATTTATGAAAAAATGAAGTGA